The DNA segment ACATATACTACTATTACTGCAATAgctatcattacaattgtcattgctgctcccttcatctctgtcagacgtTTTCCTTTTGATACTCCTCTCTACTTATGTTGGACACTGTCTCATTAATATTATAATGTTCTTCTCcttacatattatatctttaagtCTCTATTGAATACGTCAACAAATCAGAGATGTGAGTTAAGATTTGGAAGTCAGGTGTTTCTAAGGAGCTGTACTTAAACTCTCTCTAATTCCGCTAGAACTCTGAATGATGTGCCACTGATTTTCAGTCAGTCACTTTGGCCGTAGATGATGTGACCTCTTCAGAAAATCGAGACTGTTTGCATCTTATTCATTTCGCATACGTGTCGAGGGTTGTAAAGAATAGGGCCGATCTGTAACTATGTGGATGACGTGCATGATACAAATACCAAAGGTCCTGAGGTGACGGACGGTGGCCAGATCAgacagatgaacaaagcagatGTGCCCAATCCCACCCACATGACATCCACCTCcatgtctccctccctctctttctctcgcacCAAATCTCTTTATTCGGTGTCAACTTGCATTTCCCGTGCCTCCTTATCTGTCTGCATATTAGGTGGTCTTTGCCATCAAGCTTcattctctcatctctctgtgtgtgttatggggatgtgtgtctttgtgtgtgtgtgttctttgggTTGGGTGGGTGGCTTATCTATAAATAAGTATACTGAGGGGAGGGGGACATGAGGGTTGGACTCAGTCTAATAGTGCAGGGACAGGTGTCTAGGCTCACATTTCCCCACGTGAAAGATCAGGCCTGCCACTCTCCCCCAaggctgctgtcacacacacacacacacacacacacacacacacacacacacacacacacacacacacacacacacacacacacacacacacacacacacacacacacacaccaaaggcATACACAAATGCCTGATGCACAGCAATGCTTTCCTTGCTGGCATATAAACCACCAATCAGGTTATGGGAGCAATGACTCTCCATTCATTCTGGGCCTGAATCACACTTAAGTTTCTTGAACTCTAGAGCTTAAGCCATCTCGACACCGTTAACCCTGTTTGGCCATTAACAGCCAACAGGTGCTACAAAACATTAACAAGAGCATTCACTGTACTCTCCCTTCACCTTCATGGCTTGGAGAGGATTATATGCTCTGATGGTGTATGTAACATGCACCAGGCCGAACTTTACACTAAAAATAGGTTTGAAGTTAAACAAATTATTGAATTGTTGAAAGGaagttactattattattatttccaatTTAATATGGACTTCTCCAAAAAGATGCCAAATGTTTTACCCAGAACTTGACGAGAAAGAAGGCGTTGTGTGGCCCTTTGTCAAACAGCTCCTTCAGGCCTCCTTTCTTCTCGGGAAACTTGTCGAAGATCTGCCGGATGTCCACTGACTCCAGATAAGAGTCGCTGTAGCTCGGGTTGGACTGGCCGATGTGCACAAACAGGTGCTTGTTGAACTGGAAAGACAAATGGGAATATCTGGAAATGAGCCGAgccaaaaaatgtcaaatgtccgGTTTACTATATCAACAATAATGCCAAGTGCAGTGTCAGTGTGCAATCGAGGATATGTGTCACAATGGGCCTGCTTTTCTCCACTCCATTCATGAACATGTGACTTCCTGTTTTGTGCATTCATGTGCGTCCATATCGATGTTTCACTGAAATCTTTCCAAGACAAAAACTTATTCATCTCTCAAGAGATTAGTGAAATCTATTTCTGTTAAAGAATGCTAATTTTGTGTTATTATCAAGTTGCCAGTTATCATTTTATTGATGTTAtgattgtattgtattatacaACTGTGACTGTGAATCTTGCCTCTTTGATTCACAGGCCCTCCCCAACTACTAGGTTTCTCAGTTTGTATGTTATATATCATACACCTCTATGCAAACATCTGTACCTGAGGAGTTTTCCTAAAACAGCAAAATTACTCTAGAAAGCATATTTAGAATATGTCATTATCTGACCGAAGTCAACATCACTTTATTCTTTCAGACCATACAGCAGACAcgaaattaaaaagaaatctgtggaacaaaatgtgtgaataaTGTGACTTTGTAGTTAGCCAACCGGTCAGCAAGACTTTCACAGGTGCAAGGACTTTGTTGTagtagaaaataatttaaaagtaaagtgagtgaagtaaaaaataatttgtggGGTGGGGAAAAACAACTTTTGGAGTTTCGATAAGACGAAGTTACTTCCCAGTCTTGTGTACTCACAGTCTCTGGGTCCTGAGGTTGTTCCAGGAAGGCAGAGAACTCCAGCATCCGCAGCTTAGAGCTGGCAATACATCTACCCTGCCAAGGAGGGGCACTGGGAGACATGGAGAGCCCCGCTGTGCTTTCATAACCTGCAACATAACCAGAGGGCAGCgactgtgtaaatgtgtggtTCCACTGTGATGGAGAAAAACTTGAAAACGCAGTGATATTGCAGCTATTTCTCTGAGCTCTGAGGGAGCTCTTCCTCACGAGCCGCGTCGTCTCATCACTTTGGCCGGCATGACAGCCTTCTGTCAACACAGCTGGGGCGGGAGGGAGAGCACCCACCTGTTATGGGGGCCGGGCCGGACGCTTGCATGGCGTAACTCTGCTGGGAGAAGGGCTTAATGCTGGGGAGACGAGACAGACGAGAGGGAGAGGCATGTTATGCACTGTCTCACCCTCATGACCCCATCTCACATACTAATTGGACTGCTTGACCTCTAAAGATGCAGCGGGCAGAGAGGTATGCCGGGAGTCAGACAGCTGAAGACCTTTCTTTATAATTGCACTGATATGTTGTAATTTGCTCTGAGATTCATTTCCTGAGTGAAACATATCTAATGGTTATTAAGCTGATCACATGGAGAGTGACTGATGGAtacagcagcaggtcagaggacgaaAGAATGTCTACTCACTCTTCATGGCCGCCCGGCTGTCCTGGAAGTGCCCCGTGCCAAAACTGGAGGGAAATGAAATAAAGTGCAAATGTATTTACTCATTTAACAGTTGAGCTATAGTTTATATTGAGagcatttcaaaaataaatggtaaatggattgCATTTATAAAAAACTgctctagtcttgatgaccactcaaaacaATTTACAGTACAAGTTTCATTCACCCAttcgcgcgcacacacacttgcagcgTACTACTGCTTTCATTTCAGAGCAGCTGCCATGGGCAATTTTAGGATTCACtgtcttgcccaaagacacttcggcatgtggactggaggagccagggattgaaCCATTGGCCTTCTCGTTAGTGACCTTTAAACTGAGGTGCAAAGCTAAGAAGTATAACTTAAATGAATTGTGCTTAAGTGTTTCAAAGGGCTGAAATTGTGTTTAGTATTTAAATGCACCACACAGACGTTGTTCAGGGGTCAACTCATTTGTGGTTAAACCCCAGGTTCTTTATTCTAAATAGTGTCATCGACAGGATAAAATAGGTAACTaggattttaaaaaaggaagaaaagtcAAATTCCTCAACTAATGGAGGTAACTCTGTTGGCCCACACAGGTCAAATCTGCTGGACGTTGAGACAGATGATCAGAACATAATATTACTATGacattaaaagaaatatgattAACAAGGCGTCACATCTGTAAAAATCTAGACAAACTGAATGTATGAAGAGGGATAGAGGTCATGAGATTAAACAAACATCCAGGGAAATGATGCATCAGTATAAAGAGTGATGGGAAAATTCTGCTATGTGGCATTGAAAcacaaaaagttttttttttatataaatgtggCCAGTGCTCAGCATTTCACTTTAATCTGAATAATGTGTTGGAGGGGACACTGGTTAGGGACTCACCCCACCGGTAGTCGGATACGGTGGCCTTGCCAGACCCTGGAGAGCCATCTTGTTCTGGAAGGCCGCGGGTGAGATGATCTGGGCTGAGGACATGGTGGCCATACTCTGCAGGGCCTTGTCTTTGGCGGCCTGGTCCTGCGGAGAGCGACAAGACAGCGAGAGTCAGAGAAACAGACGATTGTGCAAAGAGAACAGTCATCAGACTCCGATAGCGCCCCACTTTACCAGCAACGCAAGCCGAGCCCTAAAAGGGGAAACGGAGGGCCGAGGCCAGCTTGCATCATCGGTGAATCCCTGCcaagcagagagatggagagaaggtgATATTACAGTCAAGGGCCTTTGGGTCAAGAGTTAAGTTTATTGCTTTGGCACTGGCAAGCCTGTGATGACAACTAGCTTCTGTTGGAGGTCAAATCGGAAGACAAGGCAGGCAACAGGGTTGATATGTTAATATGCTCATCATAATCGAAGCTGTGCAATGCCAATGCCATCGAAAATAGTTGAAAACAGGTGAGTGCTAGAAAACTGTGTCTCCTGTGCTGTGCCGTAAAGTGATACGGCTCTTGTTTTTGAATCCACTCCTTCAGCAGTTTCCAAACCACAGAGGACAACAGACACTTGCCGCCCTAATGGGCAAGGCCACACGGAGCATTCTTCTTCCCAGAACTGGCTAACACAAGGGCATAGCTGAAATATGGGGGGTACATGTGGCAGGGATCTCAGTTACACCAAAGATGTATTTAAAAAGGCTCGTGACAGGGGGCAAACCCTGTGACCAATGCAGGCCTCTGCCAGCTGAACCCTCCTGGCCACCGTCCAAGGTGAGGGAGAGTCCTGTTGTCTGCGGGTATGCGGCTGAGCAATGTAAACTGAGAAAGTTCTGGGGGGACAGGGATGTGTAAGCTCTCAGCGTACCACACAGGAAAAACTTGTATTGCTTTACTTACCATCCACGTAATACCTGGAAGGAATAATGCAGGGATTAATTTGTTCCCTGACAATTGTGTTTGGTTCGCCTTGTTCGTGATTGTGCACAGTAAGCCCCGGGCTGCCGGAGAAACGTTCACATTTCATCATAATGTATAAGCATGCCATTTAAAACTAGCGTCAATTAGGGATTGCAATTAAAACAGCCAGTGGCTTGTGCCTTTGTGTTAATGGAATGTGAAAACATGGCAGAGCAGGGGCCATGGATGTTGAAATACCTTTAACAAGACACCAAACTTCAATATGAGAGGAGATAATATAGAGTTAGaatgttttcaacatttctgcTGCTCAACTGGATTAAAGTCAcgataataataaacaaagtcAAATGCAGGCAACATGGTTTGATTATGATCTATAACCCTGAAAGATGCAACATACTAATAACACTTATTAACAAGGACTTTCTTTATCAGCTTACATGCACAGAGAAAAACTATGTTACCCTGTCTATGGAGAAGTATTCATGTTATTCAGATTtgtttacctccgccaaggcttatcctttcatctgcatttgtttgtctgacttATGTTAAGCAAggttacacaaacatttttttcaattaattcattctttatttgtaaagagagagaatgtACATTAATcaacattcatacaaatgtAAAAGCCACCAAGTTAGCTGACAGGCTAATTTTCATCAGCAGTTCCATTGCCCCAGATGTTGGTAGGAATCCTGTAGTGATAAAAAAATAGtgcaataataatacaacaatacAAATCAACTGATTTCCAGAAATATGGTGGAAGGGTATAGctatgaaaaagaagaaatacatcatattttagaacgaaaatgtttttttgtattttctttaatataGCAAGATAGGGTGTTAAccttggcggaggcatacacTCTCTAAAAGCCCCTCTAGTTATTAAAGTGATGACGTGATTTTATCCCTTCTTCATTTCCCTCCAATCATTGACATCTTCCAAAGCATTCACTTCATATAGAAAAAGCATAAAGAAGTTTGACTCACGTAGCGTAccttcagcttcacctggatCTCTCTGGCCTTCCGTCGGGCCAGGACTTGGATGTGACTGGACACCTGGAAGACATGTTAGACAACATGACAGAGTTAAACATTGCATCTTAGTGGCTTTTTGGTGAGTACTATTACCTCACTGCAAAACTGCTACAAGTTCAAAACTACCCCCCTCTAGCTGTGGGGCTTAAACCCTGTGGGTGTACATGGATTTCCTCCAggtgtttctgtttccatgcACAGTctgaaaacatgtatttaagaGTCTAAACTGACCAGTGGgaatatgtttgtgtgagacaGCTTGTCCACGTTGTGTCACCCAAAGCCCATTGGGATCCACTGCAGCCCCCAGTGACTGCTCAGGTTGAGGTGCATGGTCTGGTTAGCTGGTTTTAATCtaacatatttatttgtattccttttaatattatttattccttttattggttttatgtgtcttattattttgttggccgaattattatttgatttaatgatattttattCCTACTTTTTAAtagctgtgttttttaaaacattttgaccTGCACATGGTTTTGAGGTTTACAACTTCTATGGTAGCTCATACTTTGTGCAGCACATTGTGCTTCCATCTCaaatgaaatgtgctatataaataaatctctgCTTGCTTGTGGATAAACgcacatatactgtaaatactaTATTCACATGACTTCATATACCTAAAAGCCAAGTAgaagaatatgtttttgttgtatGGAACTGCCACAATATAGATATTTTCCATCTACTAATCTATAGacagaaatctgaaaaaacAGGAATCACTTTGATGAAtaactttctttctttgggGATAGATTCGATCATTTAGACATAACGAGCTACACCACTGATTCACTGATCTGAGAAACAACTCtaacttaaaatgtattattatttattcattataaaagtaaaatacttCCAAACCATACCCCAgtcatatttttaatttttaatgtaaaaaatatctgTGCACACACCTTCTGTCTCTATcagggtggctgtggctcaggaggtagagcaggtcgtccactaaccagaaggtcattCCACGAGGAATGTCGAattgccaaagtgtccttgggcaagatactgaaccccaaatgtctcctgacagctgtgccagccgtgtatgagtgatgtgtgatacagaaagagctgcagatagttgcactgtatgaatgtgtgtgtgtgactggctGACTGGCTGGATGGCtgaactgtaaagtgctttgacaggtcaagactagaaaaagctctatatgaatacagacGATTTACCACATCACAGCACAATGGCGTTGAACATTCTGAAGAAGCTGCACTGTCAGTCCACTGCTGTTGGTGTCTCTTGTGATGCTGACCTGTCCCACCACCCTGATCTGATCCGTGACTGCTGCTCCCCCCCACTCATTTCGTTTTATTTCCCAAACGGAATCTGCCGGATCACTTAGCGCGGACCCTTTCTCTACACATCAATCATTGCCCCATACATCACTCCATCTCGGATACCATAGGGAGGATAGAGTTCCAAATCCCCATGGGCGTCCCACCACGGTCTCCCATCCTTATCCCCGTATTCCCCAGCTTCACCTTCTAACAAGCACCAGATCCATGAGGTGGTGAAGAAATAACACCGACACTCGATCCTATAGCATCTGTGCATTTGGCCCCAGCCCTAAATCAATCGTCATCCCCAGGCCTCCGAGCCGAGGGGGAGTGAGAAGTGACAGGGGCTGTGCAGGGTGCTGGGGCATCACTCAGCAGGGTAGAGCTTTATGGAGGAGTTCAAAAATAGGGGCTGATTCAGACGGGGCTTGCAGAGAACTCACCTGCTTCCTGGTCCTCGTCTTCCCCGTACGAAGTTTGATATAGCGTGCAATCAGCTCATTTCGTCCTGTAAGAGTCAAGAAAAAAGCAAAGCTTACTCACCGGACGTTTTCCTGAGTTTTAAGACACCTTCAAACTCAAACTAATTTGACGTTGTATTTTATACAAATTTTGTACCTTCAGATTTGACTGAGAGGCCCAATAATATTCATAAAtcaaattttaagaaatataGCACAACATACAATACTGTTGTTTACAATTGTCTTATTTTAAACAGgtatttaagtttttttataatttacttCCATATTTAATTTTCTTGCGTGAAGTATTTTTAATTAACATAAGTATATGCTGTTTTTACTTTAGCCATAGTGTACTTGAGCTGAAAGTGTCGGGGGGTTAATGAGGAGCATGTTCTAAGTGTGGaggaattaaaatgtttacCAAAGATAATTATTGAGTTAGTGAGCCTGCACCTCACGCCGTGCCAAACCATAAAAGCACGACACTAACCAGGAATGAGGAAATGTATATGCGCTGTATATTTCTGTGCAcatgtttgtaaaaaatattttgcgCTGAGGTCACTTAAGTCGCTGTATAATTAGCTAAATTAACTTCTCGAAATATGCCTGTGCGTGCACTTGCTTGCAGGCACGTATAGATGCACGTGCAAATTAATTTACTCAATGTCAGGAGTCAAGGCTGTCAAGTTTGTCATCGCAGAAAGCCAAGAGTATAAGTATATCACCAAGTTTATACATCTGTGTTTAAGAGCTTGCATCAGTACACTGTacactgagcatgtgtgtgtgtgtgtgtgtgtgtgtgtgtgtgtgtgtgtgtgtgtgtgtgtg comes from the Hippoglossus hippoglossus isolate fHipHip1 chromosome 6, fHipHip1.pri, whole genome shotgun sequence genome and includes:
- the LOC117763435 gene encoding transcriptional enhancer factor TEF-3-like isoform X3; its protein translation is MYGRNELIARYIKLRTGKTRTRKQVSSHIQVLARRKAREIQVKLKVRYDQAAKDKALQSMATMSSAQIISPAAFQNKMALQGLARPPYPTTGGFWHGALPGQPGGHEDIKPFSQQSYAMQASGPAPITGYESTAGLSMSPSAPPWQGRCIASSKLRMLEFSAFLEQPQDPETFNKHLFVHIGQSNPSYSDSYLESVDIRQIFDKFPEKKGGLKELFDKGPHNAFFLVKFWADLSVNLQDDSSFFYGVSSQYESSENMVITSSTKVCSFGKQVVEKVETEYARFENGRYVFRIHRSPLCEYMINFIHKLKHLPEKYMMNSVLENFTILQVVTNRDTLETLLCVAYVFEVSTSEHGAQHHIYRLVKD
- the LOC117763435 gene encoding transcriptional enhancer factor TEF-3-like isoform X4, with protein sequence MYGRNELIARYIKLRTGKTRTRKQVSSHIQVLARRKAREIQVKLKDQAAKDKALQSMATMSSAQIISPAAFQNKMALQGLARPPYPTTGGFWHGALPGQPGGHEDIKPFSQQSYAMQASGPAPITGYESTAGLSMSPSAPPWQGRCIASSKLRMLEFSAFLEQPQDPETFNKHLFVHIGQSNPSYSDSYLESVDIRQIFDKFPEKKGGLKELFDKGPHNAFFLVKFWADLSVNLQDDSSFFYGVSSQYESSENMVITSSTKVCSFGKQVVEKVETEYARFENGRYVFRIHRSPLCEYMINFIHKLKHLPEKYMMNSVLENFTILQVVTNRDTLETLLCVAYVFEVSTSEHGAQHHIYRLVKD
- the LOC117763435 gene encoding transcriptional enhancer factor TEF-3-like isoform X2; the protein is MYGRNELIARYIKLRTGKTRTRKQVSSHIQVLARRKAREIQVKLKGFTDDASWPRPSVSPFRARLALLDQAAKDKALQSMATMSSAQIISPAAFQNKMALQGLARPPYPTTGGFWHGALPGQPGGHEDIKPFSQQSYAMQASGPAPITGYESTAGLSMSPSAPPWQGRCIASSKLRMLEFSAFLEQPQDPETFNKHLFVHIGQSNPSYSDSYLESVDIRQIFDKFPEKKGGLKELFDKGPHNAFFLVKFWADLSVNLQDDSSFFYGVSSQYESSENMVITSSTKVCSFGKQVVEKVETEYARFENGRYVFRIHRSPLCEYMINFIHKLKHLPEKYMMNSVLENFTILQVVTNRDTLETLLCVAYVFEVSTSEHGAQHHIYRLVKD
- the LOC117763435 gene encoding transcriptional enhancer factor TEF-3-like isoform X1, with the protein product MYGRNELIARYIKLRTGKTRTRKQVSSHIQVLARRKAREIQVKLKVRYGFTDDASWPRPSVSPFRARLALLDQAAKDKALQSMATMSSAQIISPAAFQNKMALQGLARPPYPTTGGFWHGALPGQPGGHEDIKPFSQQSYAMQASGPAPITGYESTAGLSMSPSAPPWQGRCIASSKLRMLEFSAFLEQPQDPETFNKHLFVHIGQSNPSYSDSYLESVDIRQIFDKFPEKKGGLKELFDKGPHNAFFLVKFWADLSVNLQDDSSFFYGVSSQYESSENMVITSSTKVCSFGKQVVEKVETEYARFENGRYVFRIHRSPLCEYMINFIHKLKHLPEKYMMNSVLENFTILQVVTNRDTLETLLCVAYVFEVSTSEHGAQHHIYRLVKD
- the LOC117763435 gene encoding transcriptional enhancer factor TEF-3-like isoform X5; its protein translation is MATMSSAQIISPAAFQNKMALQGLARPPYPTTGGFWHGALPGQPGGHEDIKPFSQQSYAMQASGPAPITGYESTAGLSMSPSAPPWQGRCIASSKLRMLEFSAFLEQPQDPETFNKHLFVHIGQSNPSYSDSYLESVDIRQIFDKFPEKKGGLKELFDKGPHNAFFLVKFWADLSVNLQDDSSFFYGVSSQYESSENMVITSSTKVCSFGKQVVEKVETEYARFENGRYVFRIHRSPLCEYMINFIHKLKHLPEKYMMNSVLENFTILQVVTNRDTLETLLCVAYVFEVSTSEHGAQHHIYRLVKD